A genomic stretch from Narcine bancroftii isolate sNarBan1 chromosome 9, sNarBan1.hap1, whole genome shotgun sequence includes:
- the cxxc5a gene encoding CXXC-type zinc finger protein 5 isoform X2, with amino-acid sequence MSNANQLTEQQITPCTDPTEKDIHKDDELAADLEKRSRSGIINEPISKVLKKPRSSTRFSTFGSSSSMNGQLQNGSILVNGKDSTVLQNSTTSKHKRVSHMLDKSDRSLESSSEVQNEMHIIPSTDLQKHAEPEHIFLSTEREAGISDMEVVSAAEAISSPVDLPFMSGIPLNPGVFIMTPAGIFMADSALQMAGLVEYPLQNDLASAIHSGKKKRKRCGMCEPCRRRLNCEECSSCRNRKTGHQICKLRKCEELKKKPTAALEKVILPSGAAFRWFQ; translated from the exons ATGTCTAATGCCAACCAACTTACTGAGCAACAAATCACTCCATGCACAGACCCAACGGAAAAGGATATTCACAAGGACGATGAACTTGCAGCTGATTTAGAAAAACGAAGCAGAAGTGGTATAATAAATGAGCCAATAAGCAAAGTTCTAAAGAAACCTCGTTCATCAACACGCTTTTCAACTTTTGGTAGTAGCAGCTCAATGAATGGGCAACTGCAAAATGGAAGTATCTTAGTAAATGGAAAAGATTCAACGGTTCTTCAAAACAGTACTACCTCAAAGCATAAAAGAGTCTCTCATATGCTAGACAAATCTGACAGATCACTGGAAAGTTCTTCAGAGGTACAGAATGAAATGCACATCATTCCATCTACAGATCTTCAAAAGCATGCGGAGCCAGAGCATATTTTCCTCTCCACTGAACGGGAAGCTGGCATTTCTGACATGGAGGTTGTATCAGCAGCTGAAGCAATAAGCAGTCCTGTTGATTTGCCCTTCATGAGTGGCATTCCATTGAATCCAGGTGTTTTTATTATGACTCCTGCTGGGATATTCATGGCAGACAGTGCGCTTCAGATGGCTGGTCTGGTAGAATATCCATTGCAGAATGACCTTGCTTCAGCCATTCATTCtggaaaaaagaagagaaagagatgtGGCATGTGTGAACCTTGCAGAAGAAGGTTAAATTGTGAGGAATGCAGTAGCTGTAGAAATCGCAAAACTGGCCACCAAATTTGCAAACTGCGAAAATGTgaggaacttaaaaaaaaacccacagcagCATTGGAG AAAGTGATTCTCCCTTCAGGAGCGGCATTTCGATGGTTCCAATAG
- the cxxc5a gene encoding CXXC-type zinc finger protein 5 isoform X1 — protein MSNANQLTEQQITPCTDPTEKDIHKDDELAADLEKRSRSGIINEPISKVLKKPRSSTRFSTFGSSSSMNGQLQNGSILVNGKDSTVLQNSTTSKHKRVSHMLDKSDRSLESSSEVQNEMHIIPSTDLQKHAEPEHIFLSTEREAGISDMEVVSAAEAISSPVDLPFMSGIPLNPGVFIMTPAGIFMADSALQMAGLVEYPLQNDLASAIHSGKKKRKRCGMCEPCRRRLNCEECSSCRNRKTGHQICKLRKCEELKKKPTAALEPCPNLAVDHYVKRWETFLCYSSKVQSHLILAKMQQKVILPSGAAFRWFQ, from the exons ATGTCTAATGCCAACCAACTTACTGAGCAACAAATCACTCCATGCACAGACCCAACGGAAAAGGATATTCACAAGGACGATGAACTTGCAGCTGATTTAGAAAAACGAAGCAGAAGTGGTATAATAAATGAGCCAATAAGCAAAGTTCTAAAGAAACCTCGTTCATCAACACGCTTTTCAACTTTTGGTAGTAGCAGCTCAATGAATGGGCAACTGCAAAATGGAAGTATCTTAGTAAATGGAAAAGATTCAACGGTTCTTCAAAACAGTACTACCTCAAAGCATAAAAGAGTCTCTCATATGCTAGACAAATCTGACAGATCACTGGAAAGTTCTTCAGAGGTACAGAATGAAATGCACATCATTCCATCTACAGATCTTCAAAAGCATGCGGAGCCAGAGCATATTTTCCTCTCCACTGAACGGGAAGCTGGCATTTCTGACATGGAGGTTGTATCAGCAGCTGAAGCAATAAGCAGTCCTGTTGATTTGCCCTTCATGAGTGGCATTCCATTGAATCCAGGTGTTTTTATTATGACTCCTGCTGGGATATTCATGGCAGACAGTGCGCTTCAGATGGCTGGTCTGGTAGAATATCCATTGCAGAATGACCTTGCTTCAGCCATTCATTCtggaaaaaagaagagaaagagatgtGGCATGTGTGAACCTTGCAGAAGAAGGTTAAATTGTGAGGAATGCAGTAGCTGTAGAAATCGCAAAACTGGCCACCAAATTTGCAAACTGCGAAAATGTgaggaacttaaaaaaaaacccacagcagCATTGGAG CCTTGTCCAAATTTGGCAGTGGATCATTATGTGAAGAGATGGGAAACGTTCTTATGTTATTCTAGCAAAGTGCAGAGCCACCTGATCTTGGCGAAAATGCAACAG AAAGTGATTCTCCCTTCAGGAGCGGCATTTCGATGGTTCCAATAG